One Clavibacter zhangzhiyongii genomic region harbors:
- a CDS encoding ABC transporter substrate-binding protein, whose protein sequence is MDSDTRGPGAARARRPRGIRRSLRGASAAVALALVAVLAACSPTTGTVADTEIRAALPTTFTSYNAASRTGGTDGNREIVHATNSRFSEVSADGTVATDPGYGSARVVSRDPFTVEYTVAEGVRWSDGEPVDAADLLLAWAAGSGALDTPGYDPAGYVDDTTNGYTGPLPENTVYFDAAEDEALTHVTRTPEIGDGGRSITMVFDEYAPDWRLAFEVGLPAHSVAQLGLDMSSPGRAKQTLVDAVQDRAPELLSPISDAWNRGFGVAEIAAHPDRAVGSGPYAIESIDPGTSITLRANRFYTGTHRPSVERLVVSTIEDPAAAVAALQAGDVDVIAPAADEDVVDALGDVDGARVVTGASSSWERLDLQTLGARDPAMSDVAVRTAFLSTIPREAILREAVTPVDPDAGTRDSFVLAPGADGYDEQVRSNGSSRFDDINVDEARQLLASVGQPAPEVCVLYDPADPRRTAAFQAIRDSAAKAGFVVTDCSTPQWESVLGQEGAYDAALLDADDAYPSVAGIRAAHEARADARDGRATSDPDVATLFTSLSRTEDRDARDELLLRLDRRMYGDRTGLPLYQHPAIAAMRAGVDGVQVSSHQAGILDDAWRWTLDSAAS, encoded by the coding sequence ATGGACAGCGACACGCGAGGCCCCGGGGCCGCTCGAGCCCGACGCCCGCGAGGGATCCGCCGGTCGCTCCGCGGCGCCTCCGCCGCCGTCGCCCTCGCGCTCGTCGCGGTGCTCGCCGCCTGCTCGCCGACCACCGGCACGGTGGCCGACACGGAGATCCGCGCGGCCCTCCCCACCACCTTCACCTCGTACAACGCGGCCTCGCGCACGGGCGGCACCGACGGCAACCGGGAGATCGTGCACGCGACGAACTCGCGCTTCTCCGAGGTCTCCGCGGACGGCACCGTCGCGACCGACCCGGGGTACGGATCGGCGCGCGTCGTCTCGCGCGACCCCTTCACCGTGGAGTACACGGTCGCGGAGGGCGTCCGATGGTCGGACGGGGAGCCCGTTGACGCGGCCGACCTCCTGCTCGCCTGGGCCGCCGGATCCGGCGCGCTCGACACGCCCGGCTACGACCCGGCCGGGTACGTGGACGACACGACCAACGGCTACACCGGCCCGCTGCCCGAGAACACGGTCTACTTCGACGCCGCCGAGGACGAGGCGCTCACGCACGTCACGCGGACGCCCGAGATCGGCGACGGCGGCCGGTCCATCACCATGGTCTTCGACGAGTACGCGCCCGACTGGCGCCTCGCGTTCGAGGTCGGGCTGCCGGCGCACAGCGTCGCCCAGCTCGGGCTCGACATGTCGAGCCCGGGCCGCGCCAAGCAGACCCTCGTCGACGCCGTGCAGGACCGCGCGCCCGAGCTGCTCTCGCCCATCTCCGACGCGTGGAACCGCGGGTTCGGCGTGGCGGAGATCGCGGCGCACCCGGACCGCGCGGTGGGCTCGGGGCCGTACGCCATCGAGTCGATCGACCCGGGCACCTCCATCACGCTGCGGGCGAACCGCTTCTACACGGGCACGCACCGGCCGTCGGTCGAGCGACTCGTGGTGTCGACCATCGAGGATCCCGCCGCCGCGGTCGCCGCGCTGCAGGCGGGGGACGTCGACGTGATCGCGCCCGCCGCCGACGAGGACGTGGTCGACGCGCTCGGCGACGTCGACGGGGCCCGCGTCGTCACGGGCGCGTCCTCGAGCTGGGAGCGCCTCGACCTGCAGACGCTCGGCGCCCGCGACCCCGCGATGTCCGACGTCGCCGTGCGCACCGCGTTCCTGTCCACCATCCCGCGCGAGGCGATCCTCCGGGAGGCCGTGACGCCCGTCGACCCGGACGCCGGCACCCGCGACTCGTTCGTGCTCGCGCCGGGCGCCGACGGCTACGACGAGCAGGTGCGCTCCAACGGATCCAGCCGCTTCGACGACATCAACGTCGACGAGGCGCGCCAGCTGCTCGCGAGCGTCGGCCAGCCGGCGCCCGAGGTGTGCGTGCTCTACGACCCCGCCGACCCGCGCCGCACCGCCGCCTTCCAGGCCATCCGCGACTCGGCCGCCAAGGCCGGCTTCGTCGTGACCGACTGCTCGACCCCGCAGTGGGAGAGCGTCCTCGGCCAGGAGGGCGCCTACGACGCGGCGCTCCTCGACGCGGACGACGCCTACCCGTCGGTCGCGGGGATCCGCGCCGCGCACGAGGCGCGCGCCGACGCCCGCGACGGCCGGGCCACGTCCGACCCCGACGTCGCGACGCTCTTCACCTCCCTCAGCCGCACCGAGGACCGGGACGCGCGCGACGAGCTCCTCCTGCGCCTGGACCGCCGCATGTACGGCGACCGCACCGGCCTCCCGCTCTACCAGCACCCCGCGATCGCGGCGATGCGGGCGGGCGTCGACGGCGTGCAGGTGTCGTCGCACCAGGCCGGGATCCTCGACGACGCGTGGCGCTGGACGCTCGACTCCGCCGCCTCCTGA
- the fdxA gene encoding ferredoxin — MTYVIALPCVDVKDRACIDECPVDCIYEGERSLYIHPDECVDCGACEPVCPVEAIYYEDDLPERWSDYYTANVEFFAEMGSPGGATKVGVTHSDHPVIAALPPQNG, encoded by the coding sequence GTGACCTACGTCATCGCCCTGCCCTGTGTCGACGTCAAGGACCGCGCCTGCATCGACGAGTGCCCGGTGGACTGCATCTACGAGGGCGAGCGGTCGCTCTACATCCACCCGGACGAGTGCGTGGACTGCGGCGCCTGCGAGCCCGTGTGCCCCGTCGAGGCGATCTACTACGAGGACGACCTCCCCGAGCGCTGGAGCGACTACTACACCGCGAACGTCGAGTTCTTCGCCGAGATGGGCTCGCCCGGCGGCGCCACCAAGGTCGGCGTGACGCACTCCGACCACCCCGTCATCGCCGCGCTCCCGCCCCAGAACGGCTGA
- the efeO gene encoding iron uptake system protein EfeO yields the protein MKRSTLPAAALLASAALALSGCVANAPSGSAGAGAADASGVTQLTVDSSADACAVSAATAPSGTVSFHVTNSTDQVTEFYLLADDGLRIVGEVENVSPGIERDLVLTAQPGDYFTVCKPGMVGDGVGRAPFTVTGDQVALAGDAEQQGKDAAAAYAAYVKDQVGRLLPATQEFADAYLAGDDERARALYPTARAYYERVEPVAESFGDLDPEIDFREADVEPGTEWTGWHRIEKDLWQPAPDANGGDVYAPLAAADRAHFAQELTADTQRLYDAVHADDFSVDISTVSNGAVGLMDEVASGKITGEEEIWSHTDLWDFQANLEGARVAYEGVRDIVAPKDPELVSALDAQFSSLEKDLAAYGSLEQGFTRYDQLSTEQVKGLADGVNALSEPLSKLTGALVG from the coding sequence ATGAAGCGCTCCACCCTCCCCGCCGCCGCCCTGCTGGCCAGCGCCGCCCTCGCCCTCAGCGGCTGCGTCGCGAACGCCCCGTCGGGATCCGCCGGCGCGGGCGCGGCCGACGCGTCCGGCGTCACGCAGCTCACGGTCGACAGCTCGGCCGACGCGTGCGCCGTGTCCGCCGCGACGGCGCCCAGCGGCACCGTCTCGTTCCACGTCACGAACTCGACCGACCAGGTCACGGAGTTCTACCTGCTCGCGGACGACGGCCTGCGCATCGTCGGCGAGGTCGAGAACGTGAGCCCCGGCATCGAGCGCGACCTCGTGCTCACCGCCCAGCCCGGCGACTACTTCACCGTGTGCAAGCCCGGCATGGTGGGCGACGGCGTCGGCCGCGCGCCCTTCACCGTCACGGGCGACCAGGTCGCGCTGGCCGGCGACGCCGAGCAGCAGGGGAAGGACGCGGCGGCCGCGTACGCCGCCTACGTGAAGGACCAGGTCGGCCGCCTCCTGCCCGCCACGCAGGAGTTCGCGGACGCCTACCTCGCGGGCGACGACGAGAGGGCGCGCGCGCTCTACCCGACGGCACGCGCGTACTACGAGCGCGTGGAGCCGGTGGCCGAGTCGTTCGGCGACCTCGACCCCGAGATCGACTTCCGCGAGGCCGACGTCGAGCCCGGCACCGAGTGGACCGGCTGGCACCGCATCGAGAAGGACCTCTGGCAGCCGGCGCCCGACGCGAACGGCGGCGACGTCTACGCGCCGCTCGCCGCCGCGGACCGCGCGCACTTCGCCCAGGAGCTCACCGCCGACACGCAGCGCCTCTACGACGCGGTGCACGCGGACGACTTCTCCGTCGACATCTCCACGGTCTCCAACGGGGCCGTGGGCCTCATGGACGAGGTCGCCTCCGGCAAGATCACCGGCGAGGAGGAGATCTGGTCGCACACCGACCTCTGGGACTTCCAGGCGAACCTCGAGGGCGCGCGCGTCGCGTACGAGGGCGTCCGCGACATCGTCGCGCCGAAGGACCCGGAGCTCGTCTCCGCGCTCGACGCGCAGTTCTCCTCGCTCGAGAAGGACCTCGCGGCGTACGGTTCCCTCGAGCAGGGCTTCACGCGCTACGACCAGCTGTCGACCGAGCAGGTCAAGGGCCTCGCGGACGGCGTCAACGCGCTGTCCGAGCCGCTGTCGAAGCTCACCGGCGCGCTCGTCGGCTGA
- the efeU gene encoding iron uptake transporter permease EfeU produces MFANYLIGLREGLEAALVVTILIAYVVRIGRRDVLGRLWLGVGLAVLLALSIGAVLTYGAYGLTFEAQEAIGGSLSIVATGLVTWMVFWMARTAKDMRSELQGAVDRAIAGAAWGLVAVAFLAVGREGIETALFLWSAVQATGATTLPLVGAGLGILTAVALGWLVYRGVLRIDLARFFTWTGALLVVVAGGVLAYGVHDLQEAGILPGLSSLAFDVSGAVPPGSWYGTLLKGTVGFSPATTWLEAATWVLYVVPTLAVYLTLARRGRRSRPARAAAPAAETAPSPAPRVADAPAAR; encoded by the coding sequence GTGTTCGCGAACTACCTGATCGGCCTGCGCGAGGGCCTCGAGGCCGCGCTGGTCGTCACGATCCTCATCGCCTACGTCGTCCGCATCGGCCGCCGCGACGTGCTCGGCCGGCTCTGGCTCGGCGTCGGACTGGCCGTGCTCCTCGCCCTCTCGATCGGCGCGGTGCTCACCTACGGCGCCTACGGCCTCACCTTCGAGGCGCAGGAGGCGATCGGCGGATCCCTCTCCATCGTCGCCACGGGCCTCGTCACGTGGATGGTGTTCTGGATGGCCCGCACGGCGAAGGACATGCGCTCCGAGCTGCAGGGCGCCGTCGACCGCGCCATCGCGGGCGCCGCCTGGGGCCTCGTGGCGGTCGCGTTCCTCGCGGTCGGACGCGAGGGCATCGAGACGGCGCTCTTCCTCTGGTCGGCCGTGCAGGCGACGGGCGCCACGACGCTGCCGCTGGTCGGCGCGGGCCTCGGGATCCTGACGGCCGTCGCGCTCGGCTGGCTCGTGTACCGGGGCGTCCTCCGCATCGACCTCGCGCGCTTCTTCACCTGGACGGGCGCGCTCCTCGTCGTCGTCGCCGGCGGCGTGCTCGCGTACGGCGTGCACGACCTGCAGGAGGCGGGCATCCTGCCGGGGCTCAGCTCCCTGGCGTTCGACGTCTCGGGCGCCGTGCCGCCGGGATCCTGGTACGGCACGCTCCTCAAGGGCACCGTCGGCTTCTCCCCCGCCACCACCTGGCTCGAGGCGGCCACGTGGGTGCTCTACGTCGTGCCGACGCTCGCGGTCTACCTGACCCTGGCGCGACGCGGGCGGCGGTCTCGTCCGGCGCGCGCCGCGGCGCCCGCCGCCGAGACCGCTCCCTCCCCCGCTCCCCGCGTCGCCGACGCGCCCGCCGCGCGCTGA
- the efeB gene encoding iron uptake transporter deferrochelatase/peroxidase subunit encodes MTDHVDAPAEAAGTAEAAGSTEAAGTAEAARPGISRRGILGLLGAGALGGGLVGSAAGVMADRAFAGARQAAGGSTYAFHGPHQAGITTPAQDRLHFAAFDVADIDRAGLVSLLRDWSAAAARMTAGGSAGALGAVDGPYDSPPDDTGEALDLPPAGLTITFGLGPSLFTSRDGVDRFGIADRRPAALVDLPRFPGEALVPQATGGDLCIQACSDDPQVAVHAIRNLSRIAFGRASIRWSQLGFGRTSSTSRAQVTPRNLFGFKDGTANVKSEDTRQVEDHVWADAGSSPAEAWMQGGSYLVARRIRMTIETWDRSSLREQERVVGRTKGSGAPLSGGEEATAPDFHATGRGGAPLIDPASHVRLAHPDANAGAVLLRRGYNFVDGNDDLGRLNAGLFFLAFQRDPRTQFIPIQRSLAKDAMNEYLRHVGSGIWAVPPGASRGGYVGETLLEG; translated from the coding sequence ATGACGGACCACGTCGACGCCCCCGCCGAGGCCGCGGGCACCGCGGAGGCCGCGGGCAGCACGGAAGCCGCGGGCACCGCGGAGGCCGCCCGGCCCGGCATCTCCCGCCGCGGGATCCTCGGCCTCCTCGGCGCGGGCGCGCTCGGCGGCGGCCTCGTGGGATCCGCCGCCGGCGTGATGGCCGACCGCGCCTTCGCGGGCGCGCGCCAGGCCGCGGGCGGATCCACGTACGCGTTCCACGGGCCGCACCAGGCGGGCATCACGACGCCCGCGCAGGACCGCCTGCACTTCGCCGCCTTCGACGTCGCCGACATCGACCGCGCCGGCCTCGTGTCCCTCCTCCGCGACTGGAGCGCGGCTGCGGCGCGCATGACGGCGGGCGGATCGGCGGGCGCGCTCGGCGCGGTCGACGGCCCCTACGACTCGCCGCCCGACGACACGGGCGAGGCGCTCGACCTCCCGCCCGCCGGCCTCACGATCACGTTCGGCCTCGGCCCGTCGCTGTTCACGAGCCGCGACGGCGTCGACCGCTTCGGCATCGCCGACCGCCGTCCCGCCGCGCTCGTCGACCTGCCGCGGTTCCCCGGCGAGGCGCTCGTGCCGCAGGCGACGGGCGGCGACCTCTGCATCCAGGCGTGCAGCGACGACCCGCAGGTCGCCGTGCACGCCATCCGCAACCTGTCGCGGATCGCGTTCGGCCGCGCGTCGATCCGCTGGTCGCAGCTCGGCTTCGGCCGCACGTCGTCCACGAGCCGCGCGCAGGTCACGCCGCGGAACCTCTTCGGCTTCAAGGACGGCACCGCCAACGTCAAGAGCGAGGACACCCGCCAGGTCGAGGACCACGTCTGGGCCGACGCCGGGTCCTCGCCCGCCGAGGCGTGGATGCAGGGCGGCTCCTACCTCGTGGCCCGGCGGATCCGCATGACCATCGAGACGTGGGACCGCTCGTCGCTCCGCGAGCAGGAGCGCGTCGTCGGGCGCACCAAGGGCTCGGGCGCGCCGCTCAGCGGCGGCGAGGAGGCGACCGCGCCGGACTTCCACGCCACGGGCCGCGGCGGCGCGCCGCTCATCGATCCCGCGTCGCACGTGCGCCTCGCGCACCCGGACGCGAACGCCGGCGCGGTGCTCCTGCGCCGCGGCTACAACTTCGTCGACGGCAACGACGACCTGGGACGACTGAACGCGGGCCTGTTCTTCCTCGCGTTCCAGCGCGACCCGCGCACGCAGTTCATCCCCATCCAGCGCAGCCTCGCGAAGGACGCCATGAACGAGTACCTGCGGCACGTCGGCAGCGGGATCTGGGCGGTGCCGCCGGGCGCGAGCCGCGGCGGCTACGTGGGCGAGACCCTCCTCGAGGGCTGA
- the dapC gene encoding succinyldiaminopimelate transaminase, producing MALGELPDYPWDLMAPYAERAARHPDGMVDLSIGSPVDPTPTLIRDALAWATDAHAYPTTVGTPELRQAMVDWHARRRNATLGADQVLPTIGSKEMVAWLPFMLGLGEGDAVVHPRVAYPTYAVGAALAGAESVPADDPAEWPAHTRLVWLNSPGNPDGRVLGVAELRAAVGRARELGAVIASDECYAELGWEGEWADGPTPSILDARVVGDDHAGVLALYSLSKQSNLAGYRAALVAGDRELIARLIRVRKHAGLLPPAPLQHAMTVALGDDAHVRAQRELYRARRAVLRPALEDAGWRIDASEAGLYLWATRGRDAWEGIAELADLGILAGPGPFYGDASPEHVRLSLTATDERVQRAAERLRAQATA from the coding sequence ATGGCCCTCGGCGAGCTGCCCGACTACCCCTGGGACCTCATGGCCCCCTACGCCGAGCGGGCCGCCCGGCACCCCGACGGCATGGTCGACCTCAGCATCGGGTCGCCCGTGGATCCCACGCCGACGCTCATCCGCGACGCCCTCGCCTGGGCCACGGACGCGCACGCGTACCCCACCACGGTCGGCACGCCCGAGCTCCGGCAGGCGATGGTCGACTGGCACGCGAGGCGCCGGAACGCGACGCTCGGCGCCGACCAGGTGCTGCCGACCATCGGCTCCAAGGAGATGGTGGCCTGGCTGCCGTTCATGCTCGGCCTCGGCGAGGGCGACGCGGTCGTCCACCCGCGCGTCGCGTACCCCACCTACGCGGTCGGCGCGGCGCTCGCGGGCGCCGAGAGCGTGCCCGCCGACGACCCGGCCGAGTGGCCCGCGCACACGCGCCTGGTCTGGCTGAACTCGCCCGGCAACCCCGACGGCCGCGTGCTCGGCGTGGCGGAGCTGCGGGCCGCGGTCGGCCGCGCGCGCGAGCTCGGCGCCGTCATCGCGAGCGACGAGTGCTACGCCGAGCTCGGCTGGGAGGGGGAGTGGGCCGACGGCCCGACGCCCTCGATCCTCGACGCGCGCGTCGTCGGCGACGACCACGCGGGCGTCCTCGCGCTGTACTCGCTGAGCAAGCAGTCGAACCTCGCCGGGTACCGGGCCGCCCTCGTCGCGGGCGACCGGGAGCTCATCGCCCGGCTGATCCGCGTGCGCAAGCACGCGGGCCTCCTCCCGCCCGCGCCGCTGCAGCACGCCATGACGGTGGCGCTCGGCGACGACGCCCACGTGCGCGCCCAGCGCGAGCTGTACCGCGCCCGCCGCGCCGTGCTCCGGCCCGCGCTCGAGGACGCCGGCTGGCGCATCGACGCGAGCGAGGCCGGCCTCTACCTCTGGGCCACGCGCGGCCGCGACGCCTGGGAGGGCATCGCGGAGCTCGCCGACCTCGGGATCCTCGCGGGCCCCGGCCCCTTCTACGGCGACGCGTCGCCCGAGCACGTGCGCCTCTCCCTCACGGCGACCGACGAGCGCGTGCAGCGCGCGGCCGAGCGGCTCCGCGCGCAGGCGACCGCGTAG
- a CDS encoding PIG-L family deacetylase yields MTTGTSRPERAARIRRPEREHVLFVHAHPDDESIVTGGTIAQLVEDGVPVTVLTCTRGERGEVIPAELRHLEGDLRALADHRETELAAAMAALGVDDHRFLGDADARWRGLEPRRYVDSGMEWGEDGVPVALRPLDPDSLCAGDEADEARDVLAVIADVDATSVVTYDDHGGYGHPDHVRTHVIATWAAEEAGIPAYLITTTASSAREAHDLVAVRGRFPAPDADPAGTLVLPDEAVDLRVDASAVLDRKIRAVAAHRTQTVVDGDQFALSHGVGAPIAGVEMYRLHHPAGAVEDDGTPQPPRGAQRLGTAAASLVLGLLVGVIGTAAHRATLPVGGVALPVGLVLALATLACLLVAFRLLLVDRLHALCLGLGAVAAVAVLGTGGPGGSVLFPDDGVSQVWALAPAVVVAAIVVWPRFSTRRPAAGTGADPAAGAAEAPSGAAAPAGTGPRAA; encoded by the coding sequence ATGACCACCGGCACGTCCCGCCCCGAACGGGCCGCCCGCATCCGCCGCCCCGAGCGCGAGCACGTGCTCTTCGTGCACGCCCACCCCGACGACGAGAGCATCGTCACGGGCGGCACCATCGCGCAGCTCGTCGAGGACGGCGTGCCCGTCACGGTGCTCACCTGCACGCGCGGGGAGCGCGGCGAGGTCATCCCCGCGGAGCTCCGCCACCTCGAGGGCGACCTGCGCGCCCTCGCCGACCACCGCGAGACCGAGCTGGCCGCGGCCATGGCGGCGCTCGGGGTCGACGACCACCGCTTCCTCGGCGACGCGGACGCGCGCTGGCGCGGCCTCGAGCCCCGCCGCTACGTCGACTCCGGGATGGAGTGGGGCGAGGACGGCGTGCCCGTCGCGCTCCGCCCGCTGGATCCCGACTCGCTGTGCGCGGGCGACGAGGCCGACGAGGCGCGCGACGTGCTCGCCGTCATCGCCGACGTCGACGCCACGAGCGTCGTCACCTACGACGACCACGGCGGCTACGGCCACCCCGACCACGTGCGCACCCACGTCATCGCCACCTGGGCGGCGGAGGAGGCCGGGATCCCCGCGTACCTCATCACCACGACGGCGTCCTCCGCACGGGAGGCGCACGACCTCGTGGCGGTGCGCGGGCGGTTCCCGGCGCCCGACGCGGATCCCGCCGGCACCCTCGTGCTGCCCGACGAGGCGGTGGACCTCCGGGTGGACGCGTCCGCGGTGCTCGACCGGAAGATCCGCGCGGTCGCCGCGCACCGCACCCAGACCGTGGTCGACGGCGACCAGTTCGCGCTGTCGCACGGCGTCGGCGCGCCCATCGCCGGCGTCGAGATGTACCGCCTGCACCACCCGGCGGGCGCGGTCGAGGACGACGGCACCCCGCAGCCCCCGCGCGGCGCCCAGCGCCTCGGCACGGCGGCCGCCTCGCTCGTGCTCGGGCTCCTCGTCGGGGTCATCGGCACGGCGGCCCACCGCGCCACCCTGCCCGTCGGCGGCGTCGCGCTGCCGGTGGGCCTCGTGCTCGCGCTCGCGACGCTCGCCTGCCTCCTGGTGGCGTTCCGGCTCCTGCTCGTCGACCGGCTGCACGCGCTCTGCCTCGGGCTCGGCGCGGTCGCGGCGGTCGCGGTGCTCGGCACCGGCGGCCCCGGCGGATCCGTGCTGTTCCCGGACGACGGGGTGAGCCAGGTCTGGGCGCTCGCACCCGCGGTCGTCGTCGCGGCGATCGTCGTCTGGCCGCGGTTCTCGACGCGTCGGCCCGCCGCGGGCACCGGGGCGGATCCCGCGGCCGGGGCGGCCGAGGCCCCGTCCGGCGCGGCCGCCCCGGCCGGGACCGGTCCGCGCGCCGCGTAG
- the typA gene encoding translational GTPase TypA, with protein sequence MALVARNDLRNVAIVAHVDHGKTTLVDAMLKQTNSFDAHFEGEDRMMDSNDLEREKGITILAKNTAVLYNGKHADGSPIVINVIDTPGHADFGGEVERGLSMVDGVVLLVDASEGPLPQTRFVLRKALEAKLPVILLVNKTDRPDARIDEVVAESQDLLLGLASDMSDEHPDLDLDAILDVPVVYASGRNGAASDNKPENGELPDNDDLEPLFKAILDHVPAPTYDDAHPLQAHVTNLDASPFLGRLALLRVFNGTIKKGQQVAWVKHDGTVKNVKITELLITKALDRFPTESAGPGDIVAVAGIEDITIGETLADPDDVRPLPTITVDDPAISMTIGTNTSPLIGKVKGHKLTARMVKDRLDRELIGNVSIKLVDIGRPDAWEIQGRGELALAILVEQMRREGFELTVGKPQVVVKQVNGKVHEPYEHLTIDSPEEYLGAITQLLAARKGRMEGMSNHGTGWVRMEFVVPSRGLIGFRTEFLTITRGAGIANAVSHGYEQWAGEITTRVNGSIVADRAGVATPFAMVALQERMSFFVEPTQEVYEGMVVGENSRADDMDVNITKEKQLTNMRQSTSDSFERMTPSRKLTLEECLEFAREDECVEVTPEFVRIRKVELDANARQRKTSRLKKQNA encoded by the coding sequence ATGGCGCTAGTCGCGCGCAACGACCTCCGCAATGTGGCCATCGTGGCCCACGTGGACCACGGCAAGACCACCCTGGTCGACGCCATGCTCAAGCAGACGAACTCGTTCGACGCCCACTTCGAGGGCGAGGACCGCATGATGGACTCGAACGACCTCGAGCGCGAGAAGGGCATCACGATCCTCGCGAAGAACACCGCGGTGCTCTACAACGGGAAGCACGCCGACGGTTCGCCCATCGTCATCAACGTGATCGACACCCCGGGTCACGCCGACTTCGGCGGCGAGGTCGAGCGCGGCCTCTCCATGGTCGACGGCGTCGTGCTCCTCGTCGACGCGTCCGAGGGCCCGCTGCCCCAGACGCGCTTCGTGCTCCGCAAGGCGCTTGAGGCGAAGCTCCCCGTGATCCTCCTGGTCAACAAGACCGACCGCCCCGACGCGCGCATCGACGAGGTCGTGGCCGAGAGCCAGGACCTCCTCCTCGGCCTCGCGTCCGACATGTCGGACGAGCACCCGGACCTCGACCTCGACGCGATCCTCGACGTGCCCGTCGTCTACGCGTCCGGCCGCAACGGCGCCGCGAGCGACAACAAGCCGGAGAACGGCGAGCTGCCCGACAACGACGACCTCGAGCCGCTGTTCAAGGCGATCCTCGACCACGTCCCCGCGCCGACCTACGACGACGCGCACCCGCTCCAGGCACACGTCACCAACCTCGACGCGTCGCCCTTCCTCGGCCGCCTCGCCCTCCTCCGCGTCTTCAACGGCACGATCAAGAAGGGCCAGCAGGTCGCCTGGGTCAAGCACGACGGCACCGTCAAGAACGTGAAGATCACCGAGCTCCTCATCACGAAGGCGCTCGACCGCTTCCCGACCGAGTCCGCGGGCCCCGGCGACATCGTCGCCGTAGCCGGCATCGAGGACATCACCATCGGCGAGACCCTCGCCGACCCCGACGACGTGCGCCCGCTGCCCACCATCACGGTGGACGACCCGGCCATCTCGATGACCATCGGCACGAACACGAGCCCGCTCATCGGCAAGGTCAAGGGCCACAAGCTCACCGCCCGCATGGTCAAGGACCGCCTCGACCGCGAGCTCATCGGAAACGTGTCCATCAAGCTGGTCGACATCGGCCGCCCGGACGCGTGGGAGATCCAGGGCCGCGGCGAGCTCGCGCTGGCGATCCTCGTGGAGCAGATGCGCCGCGAGGGCTTCGAGCTCACCGTCGGCAAGCCGCAGGTGGTCGTGAAGCAGGTCAACGGCAAGGTCCACGAGCCGTACGAGCACCTCACCATCGACTCGCCCGAGGAGTACCTCGGCGCGATCACGCAGCTCCTCGCCGCCCGCAAGGGCCGCATGGAGGGCATGAGCAACCACGGCACCGGCTGGGTCCGCATGGAGTTCGTCGTCCCGTCGCGCGGCCTCATCGGCTTCCGCACGGAGTTCCTCACGATCACGCGCGGCGCGGGCATCGCCAACGCCGTGTCGCACGGCTACGAGCAGTGGGCGGGCGAGATCACCACGCGCGTCAACGGCTCGATCGTCGCCGACCGCGCGGGCGTCGCCACGCCGTTCGCCATGGTCGCCCTGCAGGAGCGCATGTCGTTCTTCGTGGAGCCCACCCAGGAGGTCTACGAGGGCATGGTCGTCGGCGAGAACTCGCGCGCGGACGACATGGACGTGAACATCACCAAGGAGAAGCAGCTGACCAACATGCGTCAGTCCACCTCCGACTCCTTCGAGCGCATGACGCCCTCGCGGAAGCTCACGCTCGAGGAGTGCCTCGAGTTCGCCCGCGAGGACGAGTGCGTGGAGGTCACGCCCGAGTTCGTCCGGATCCGCAAGGTCGAGCTGGACGCCAACGCCCGACAGCGCAAGACCTCGCGGCTGAAGAAGCAGAACGCCTAG